In Jeotgalibaca arthritidis, a single genomic region encodes these proteins:
- the ruvX gene encoding Holliday junction resolvase RuvX — protein sequence MRIMGLDVGSKTVGVAVSDLMGWTAQGIETIQINEEEEKFGMDRLKELIAEYEVEKVVIGLPKNMDNSIGFRAEASIAYGDLVKAETGLEVDYVDERLTTVQAEKMLINEGNVSRKKRKKVIDKLAAVILLQNYLDAH from the coding sequence ATGAGAATAATGGGATTAGATGTGGGGTCTAAAACAGTAGGTGTTGCTGTAAGTGATCTAATGGGATGGACCGCACAAGGTATTGAAACGATTCAAATCAATGAAGAAGAAGAAAAGTTTGGCATGGACCGTTTAAAAGAGCTCATTGCTGAATATGAAGTTGAGAAAGTCGTGATTGGCCTTCCTAAGAATATGGATAACAGTATCGGTTTTAGAGCAGAAGCTTCTATAGCCTATGGCGATTTAGTTAAGGCTGAGACTGGTTTAGAAGTTGATTATGTTGACGAGCGACTAACAACAGTTCAAGCTGAAAAGATGCTGATTAATGAAGGCAATGTATCACGTAAGAAAAGAAAAAAAGTTATTGATAAACTAGCTGCGGTTATTCTATTGCAAAATTATTTGGATGCACATTGA
- a CDS encoding DUF1292 domain-containing protein, whose translation MTEHNHDHNHDHDHDHHNHEHITIVDENGNEELYEVLFTFESDDFGKSYVLVYPAGVPEGDEIELQAYSYVENADGTEGDLEPIETEEEWDMIEEVLNTFIEDEDMN comes from the coding sequence ATGACAGAACATAATCACGATCATAACCATGATCACGACCATGACCACCATAACCATGAACATATTACAATTGTAGATGAAAATGGTAATGAAGAACTATACGAAGTATTATTTACGTTTGAATCAGATGATTTTGGTAAATCATACGTTTTAGTTTACCCAGCAGGTGTTCCTGAAGGTGACGAAATTGAATTACAAGCTTACTCTTACGTTGAAAATGCTGACGGAACTGAGGGCGATTTAGAACCAATCGAAACCGAAGAAGAATGGGATATGATTGAAGAAGTTCTAAACACATTTATCGAAGACGAAGACATGAACTAA